In one Brevibacillus composti genomic region, the following are encoded:
- a CDS encoding (2Fe-2S) ferredoxin domain-containing protein: protein MSTWNLSRTKQHVFLCNGGSCTREGAEELTKAIRAAITDAGLDDQVHTTKTMCNGRCEDSCVVIVYPEGIWYRKMTPQLAREFVLKQLVGGEPLPGHVSHQRGENGFERAGEAPEGIFKSEKKK from the coding sequence ATGTCTACCTGGAACTTATCACGCACCAAACAGCATGTTTTTCTTTGCAATGGTGGAAGCTGCACGCGGGAAGGAGCGGAGGAGCTGACCAAAGCCATCCGCGCCGCGATCACGGATGCTGGGTTGGACGATCAGGTGCACACGACCAAAACGATGTGCAACGGACGCTGTGAGGATTCCTGCGTGGTGATCGTCTATCCCGAAGGCATTTGGTACCGAAAAATGACTCCCCAGCTGGCACGTGAATTTGTGTTAAAGCAGCTGGTTGGCGGAGAGCCATTGCCAGGCCATGTGTCCCATCAACGGGGGGAGAATGGTTTTGAAAGGGCGGGCGAAGCGCCAGAAGGAATCTTTAAATCGGAAAAAAAGAAATAA